A region from the Leishmania panamensis strain MHOM/PA/94/PSC-1 chromosome 20 sequence genome encodes:
- a CDS encoding hypothetical protein (TriTrypDB/GeneDB-style sysID: LpmP.20.3900), with protein MLRAVALVCVTAALLACLAAAAIHEDEQGLRDWMMHLVGNVQDSAVQVAANPQLLYVASEDGAVAAIAVGAYGGANLSWRQISSAVPLCVAAGSQAVLTVNNAGVVTLLDPSTGSIEVTYALQTASATLQAAACSVDGSKGVVVTYDGTQLKRFEFSMASEEQSIPVAAYASPPGEVSKMYVAGTVLLVNYGGDSTAVLHLDTLAKVRSVTGSATSIAVDGHFTTRDAATLRSLPANGPSSEIACPHCAIAVVRKAYTGESSGVVRVEVQKDTLRITYPNSDLTIPNTCNSSSAHVLVAFERSNSDVVALIKTSGHNLLLVSAMEGLLWRRFEALANVAVAAIVEPMETLDHFHFNKNILLVSRLGALYSIPIAGMGTQVDFINDFSQELVAAMKVPSMAKVQVRELAVLNDGRAAVLYAASGATSGHIVIDLVERKVTSLLTSENAILSTLGLEVAADFSVRGSLPHGVFYTYVSHAASGTIEGYSISEEAGARPTWALQMPSAIVAHASGSEPLRTNVVNNLHVYPNISGKELVEEVRRTYPMRNVIAVAHYELSNEELPSLVITAIDVVTGSVLATSRHANVEGDVKMVIVEHAIVYYYLDANKMRYCFGVWELFEDDNSPVVSKAAGATIPQIIASFFVNTKREFSSRATRPPIVAVSTLGAFGGPLADMGVTTSLNAIARKSLVLAYATGRVAVVELRQLLAGNQIPMPNMKDRQMSHLLVPSFLFASHKYRLAFPRKITTEPTLLESSCHVLVSGLDLFYVRSSSGKPFDLLNSDFNKPLLITLVCGFAVLSVLVRYFVNRKVLNSAWQ; from the coding sequence ATGCTTCGCGCTGTAGCACTCGTGTGCGTCACGGCGGCACTGCTAGCATGCCTGGCAGCGGCCGCCATTCACGAGGACGAGCAAGGCCTGCGCGATTGGATGATGCATCTCGTCGGCAACGTGCAGGATAGTGCCGTGCAGGTGGCGGCAAACCCGCAACTACTCTACGTCGCCTCCGAGGacggcgcggtggcggcgatcGCCGTCGGTGCCTACGGTGGCGCGAACCTGTCGTGGCGTCAGATATCCTCTGCGGTGCCActctgcgtcgctgctggttCGCAGGCGGTACTAACCGTGAACAATGCCGGGGTGGTTACCCTGCTGGACCCTTCAACGGGATCGATTGAGGTGACTTACGCACTGCAGACTGCCAGCGCAACTCTGCAGGCGGCCGCGTGCTCGGTGGACGGGAGCAAGGGTGTGGTGGTCACCTACGACGGCACCCAGCTGAAGCGCTTCGAGTTTTCGATGGCATCTGAAGAGCAATCAATTCCGGTCGCTGCGTACGCGAGCCCGCCTGGTGAGGTGTCCAAGATGTACGTGGCTGGCACCGTGCTGCTGGTGAACTACGGAGGCGACTCTACTGCCGTGCTCCACCTTGACACTCTCGCCAAAGTACGCAGCGTGACTGGTAGTGCCACAAGCATCGCCGTTGACGGCCACTTCACCACCCGCGACGCTGCGACCCTCCGCTCTTTGCCTGCCAACGGCCCCTCGAGTGAGATTGCATGCCCTcactgcgccatcgccgttgTGAGGAAAGCCTACACCGGCGAGTCCAGCGGTGTAGTCCGCGTTGAAGTGCAGAAGGACACGCTGCGGATCACGTACCCCAACTCGGATTTGACGATTCCCAACACCTGCAACAGCTCCTCCGCTCACGTTCTCGTGGCGTTTGAGaggagcaacagcgacgTTGTCGCGCTCATCAAGACAAGTGGACACAACCTGCTTCTCGTGAGTGCCATGGAAGGCCTTCTATGGCGCCGCTTTGAAGCGCTTGCGAATGTGGCCGTCGCCGCGATTGTGGAGCCGATGGAGACGCTGGACCACTTCCATTTCAACAAAAACATTTTACTGGTTTCCCGCCTTGGCGCGCTCTACTCGATTCCCATCGCAGGCATGGGCACACAAGTGGACTTCATCAATGACTTCTCGCAGGAACTGGTGGCGGCCATGAAGGTACCCTCGATGGCAaaggtgcaggtgcgtgaGTTGGCCGTGCTTAACGACggccgcgccgctgtgctGTACGCCGCGTCCGGCGCAACGAGTGGTCACATCGTGATCGATCTGGTAGAGCGCAAGGTCACTAGTCTGTTGACGAGCGAGAATGCCATCCTTTCGACCCTGGGActggaggtggcggccgaCTTCTCTGTCAGGGGCTCGCTTCCACACGGCGTCTTCTACACATACGTCAGCCACGCCGCGTCCGGCACGATTGAGGGGTACAGCatcagcgaggaggcgggTGCCCGTCCTACGTGGGCGCTCCAGATGCCCTCGGCCATTGTGGCGCACGCAAGCGGCAGTGAACCGCTCCGGACGAATGTCGTGAACAACTTGCATGTATACCCGAACATCTCCGGGAAAGAgttggtggaggaggtgcgtcgCACCTATCCAATGCGCAATGTCATCGCCGTGGCGCACTATGAGCTGTCCAACGAGGAGCTGCCGTCGTTAGTGATCACTGCCATCGATGTGGTGACGGGCAGCGTCTTGGCGACGTCACGCCATGCGAACGTGGAGGGGGACGTGAAGATGGTTATTGTGGAGCACGCCATTGTCTACTACTATCTCGACGCCAATAAAATGCGCTACTGCTTCGGCGTGTGGGAGCTGTTCGAAGATGATAACAGCCCGGTTGTGTCCAAGGCTGCCGGCGCCACGATTCCGCAGATTatcgcctctttctttgtcAACACAAAGCGCGAGTTCAGCTCCCGTGCGACACGCCCGCCGATCGTGGCAGTGTCGACACTCGGCGCCTTTGGCGGACCACTCGCAGACATGGGagtcaccacctccctcaACGCCATCGCCCGAAAGAGCCTTGTGCTGGCTTATGCGACGGGGCgcgtggcagtggtggagcTGAGGCAGCTACTTGCCGGCAACCAGATCCCGATGCCGAATATGAAAGACCGCCAAATGTCGCACCTCCTGGTGCCCAGCTTCCTGTTTGCGTCGCACAAGTATCGGCTCGCTTTTCCACGCAAGATCACAACGGAACCAACGTTGCTGGAGAGCTCTTGCCACGTGCTGGTGTCGGGCCTCGATCTCTTCTACGTacgctcctcctctggcAAGCCGTTTGACCTGCTCAATAGTGACTTCAACAAGCCTTTACTTATCACCCTTGTGTGTGGCTTCGCTGTGTTGTCCGTGTTGGTGCGCTACTTTGTTAATCGAAAGGTTCTCAACTCGGCATGGCAGTAG
- a CDS encoding hypothetical protein (TriTrypDB/GeneDB-style sysID: LpmP.20.3910), with the protein MASSSASVASASAPRARVLEVHRVASDMVALQEEAKSVRDRRLALEEIMRQERNRRLQAAASRRAEATTTSPSYGSGASSGKQQQEGDAVKPNAAPHTLKEYRRELDNVNGNKELYRLHYYTSAHLNPTDVHFYTAKSRVKEYQRHAPSPRKSVQAHHPLPTARRAHSEKESALPSTLAPASTSVMEGTSEQWTRSALLRMLANKRVLRRIEEHTQKEAAHFGRPVMRHTAAPVSPLNAAPRPCKASMPTRAVTGHPSCTTEAAVPRGDVSRSLAEYRSYAVSPSTQRWNQPHQRSPLQRSFSYSPLRLRGLAASPTRALYDAPFKIPFTYDSSVSLHAPRTDTSFLTSTRQGWPGVSAWKPLEHTYMVHPRDRGSGSAYEPIAEQSPRAPWEKRSTWTELTRRWSPPKQSATAPLLPPRDSSAREAGEVALKIPTAGPSTPKPTPTLLDGFRMPETVLKREDLFQGFS; encoded by the coding sequence ATGGCATCTAGCAGTGCTTCTGTCGCCTCGGCTAGTGCGCCCCGAGCCCGGGTGCTCGAGGTGCATCGGGTGGCGTCCGACATGGTCGCCTTGCaggaggaagcgaagagCGTGCGAGATCGTCGACTTGCCTTGGAGGAAATCATGCGGCAGGAGCGGAATCGGCGCCTGCAAGCAGCCGCATCACGCAGGGCAGAAGCAACTACTACGAGCCCCTCCTACGGCTCTGGGGCCTCGTCAGGAAAGCAACAGCAGGAGGGCGATGCCGTGAAACCAAACGCCGCTCCTCATACACTCAAGGAGTACCGCCGCGAGTTGGACAACGTCAATGGCAACAAGGAACTCTACCGGCTGCACTACTATACTAGCGCGCATCTCAACCCGACTGATGTGCACTTCTACACTGCCAAGAGCAGGGTAAAAGAGTACCAGCGCCATGCACCGAGCCCCCGGAAGTCGGTACAGGCGCACCATCCACTGCCGACAGCGCGTAGGGCTCACTCAGAAAAGGAGTCGGCGCTACCGTCAACGCTGGCGCCCGCATCAACATCCGTGATGGAGGGTACCTCGGAGCAGTGGACAAGGTCTGCCCTTCTTCGGATGCTGGCAAATAAACGCGTGCTCCGGCGTATTgaagagcacacacaaaaagaggcTGCTCATTTTGGTCGGCCCGTCATGCGGCACACGGCAGCCCCTGTCAGTCCACTCAATGCCGCACCGCGGCCATGCAAGGCATCCATGCCAACGAGGGCAGTCACAGGTCACCCTTCGTGCACCACCGAAGCTGCTGTGCCAAGGGGCGATGTGTCCCGCAGTCTAGCGGAGTACAGGAGCTATGcagtctctccctctacgcAAAGGTGGAACCAGCCTCATCAGCGAAGTCCACTGCAGAGGTCCTTTAGCTACAGTCCATTACGCTTACGTGGACTTGCGGCCTCGCCGACCCGAGCGCTGTACGACGCTCCCTTCAAAATCCCCTTCACCTATGATTCTTCAGTCTCTCTGCATGCGCCTCGCACCGATACTTCCTTCCTCACCTCCACCCGACAGGGCTGGCCTGGCGTGAGTGCGTGGAAGCCGCTGGAGCACACCTATATGGTACACCCCAGGGACCGCGGCAGTGGGTCGGCGTATGAGCCTATTGCCGAGCAGTCGCCCAGGGCACCGTGGGAAAAACGCTCTACCTGGACCGAGCTGACGCGGCGCTGGTCGCCACCGAAGCAGTCTGCGACGGCACCGCTTCTTCCACCCAGAGACTCCAGCGCTAGGGAAGCGGGCGAAGTTGCACTGAAGATACCAACCGCCGGCCCTTCCACCCCCAAGCCGACGCCAACGCTGCTGGATGGCTTCCGCATGCCGGAGACAGTCCTCAAGCGTGAGGACCTCTTTCAGGGCTTCTCCTGA
- a CDS encoding hypothetical protein (TriTrypDB/GeneDB-style sysID: LpmP.20.3920), translating into MEALSTGFCAAALVQSLAPNEVEAWQQQWPQPTLQVVDIQRYPPVPAASCGPSRFYVAVSDSESVAWVVVPPCTTLEDSVAAFEIEVGCCVTLLSHALVTAPNGLNVIVALQVKYSNNTFRLLGQPTCAKALFPLSAQSLLHRQDTDAKAHRAVVTAPQRPSHFIAIRDFMEAPQRALGNWCVTARVVWKGRAYPLNSHVSRFNSSSDTRCGVAGGSPRFVFRCLLVDEHSDAMVAVFLGGEALGERVRLHGCYRLAQGMVKWGSGENGAPIELQFVEKSIEEELTADDIRRMFPFHASVLVGEVAQQLRSVLVVIETAQVGGYVSVVGTVVAVQSSTQITTKRGRVWRSVVTLANSTDDSAAMRGSSGPFVEVTLWGEVAETVEPALGERWVFHPCVVQLFQHRKTLSSLTSTMAVKLVPREGGGKHAALATAPPRWEGEGGGADAAPTTGSADEAVHNPQVPPKNMQLVLDLEEASPTLPVLTRVQEVVPPLLDWFCTKCNQTQQRVVTAGNTATGFPTACAHCRATQLCPTLHLCVWLSDGLCAGLAAFHGCAAESLLEASPAEVARCVEREASLAAEMCDRLVGLPVLVWLLPCGVVDGFDAPQFTVTNCKRIPYTSGCHTLGSAIDTLASPIDGMHGGAADFSV; encoded by the coding sequence ATGGAGGCGCTCTCGACGGGCTTTTGTGCAGCCGCACTGGTGCAGTCGCTGGCACCAAACGAAGTCgaggcgtggcagcagcagtggccgcAGCCCACCCTACAGGTGGTGGACATCCAGCGCTACCCGCCCGTCCCTGCTGCATCCTGTGGGCCATCGCGCTTTTATGTGGCCGTGTCGGACTCGGAGTCGGTAGCGTGGGTCGTGGTTCCGCCGTGTACCACCCTGGAGGACTCCGTCGCCGCGTTCGAGATAGAGGTTGGTTGCTGTGTTACCTTGCTCTCGCACGCGCTGGTGACCGCACCAAACGGTTTGAACGTGATTGTTGCGCTTCAGGTGAAGTACTCCAACAACACGTTCCGCCTTCTTGGGCAGCCTACCTGCGCCAAGGCGCTCTTTCCACTCTCTGCGCAGTCGCTTCTACATCGCCAAGACACAGACGCAAAGGCCCACCGCGCCGTCGTCACGGCGCCACAGCGACCTTCGCACTTCATTGCAATACGCGACTTTATGGAGGCCCCTCAGCGAGCACTGGGCAACTGGTGCGTCACCGCACGGGTGGTGTGGAAGGGTCGCGCGTATCCTCTGAATTCGCACGTGAGTCGcttcaacagcagcagtgacactcgctgcggcgtcgctggGGGCAGCCCTCGTTTTGTGTTTCGGTGTCTCCTTGTAGACGAGCACAGCGACGCTATGGTTGCGGTATTCCttggcggcgaggcgctAGGGGAGCGGGTGCGACTCCACGGCTGCTACCGACTTGCTCAAGGGATGGTGAAATGGGGCTCAGGCGAGAACGGCGCCCCGATCGAATTGCAGTTTGTGGAAAAGTCCATCGAGGAGGAACTCACAGCGGACGACATTCGGCGAATGTTTCCCTTTCATGCTTCTGTGCTCGTTGGTGAGGTGGCTCAGCAGTTGCGGAGTGTGCTCGTGGTGATCGAGACTGCGCAGGTAGGCGGGTACGTCTCAGTGGTGGGCACAGTGGTCGCCGTgcagagcagcacgcagATCACCACCAAACGCGGTCGTGTGTGGCGATCTGTGGTCACCCTGGCCAACAGCACGGACGACAGCGCAGCCatgcgtggcagcagcggtccgTTTGTAGAAGTGACGCTGTGGGGTGAAGTGGCGGAGACGGTGGAACCGGCGCTGGGTGAGCGCTGGGTGTTTCATCCGTGCGTGGTGCAGCTTTTTCAGCATCGCAAGACTCTCTCGAGTCTAACGTCAACGATGGCGGTGAAGCTTGTGCCAcgcgagggcggcggcaaaCACGCTGCGCTCGCGACAGCCCCACCAAGATGGGAAGGTGAAGGGGGTGGTGCCGACGCTGCACCGACCACTGGCAGTGCCGACGAGGCCGTACATAATCCACAAGTCCCCCCAAAAAATATGCAGTTGGTGCTCGATCTCGAGGAAGCCTCCCCTACATTACCAGTGCTGACGCGTGTGCAAGAAGTCGTGCCACCGTTGCTCGACTGGTTCTGCACGAAGTGCAACCAAActcagcagcgcgtcgtTACGGCGGGCAACACCGCGACTGGATTCCCGACCGCCTGTGCACACTGCAGAGCGACGCAACTCTGCCCAACACTACACCTCTGCGTATGGCTTAGCGATGGCCTCTGTGCCGGCCTGGCTGCCTTTCatggctgcgctgcagagTCGTTGCTGGAAGCGTCGCCTGCTGAGGTAGCCCGATGTGTGGAGCGTGAAGCATCGCTCGCTGCAGAGATGTGCGACCGTCTTGTTGGGTTGCCTGTCttggtgtggctgctgccgtgcggtGTCGTCGATGGGTTCGATGCGCCGCAGTTTACCGTTACCAACTGCAAACGTATTCCATACACCTCCGGCTGTCATACGCTGGGGTCTGCCATCGACACCTTGGCGAGCCCCATCGACGGCATgcatggcggcgccgctgattTCTCGGTGTAG